The following coding sequences are from one Pseudarthrobacter sp. ATCC 49987 window:
- a CDS encoding SDR family NAD(P)-dependent oxidoreductase, which produces MSLSGKVAIVTGSGRGLGLAYARELARQGAAVVINDVDADVAADAVRTIEADGGRAVAVVAPVGSTEAARQLVQKAVEAFGRLDILVTNAGILRDKSLLKMADEDFDLVINVHLKGTFTCAREAFAYFKENGIAGRIITIGSPTGQRGNFGQTNYAAAKAGIVGMVRTWALEMKKAGVTANAVIPVAATAMTKTVPYFQKAVEADERGEAMPAFFRHDLGFGTADDVAGLIAFLASDEAAGITGQAIGAGGDRLQLWTHPEAAVTEYREGGWGYKDLVEDFGALFGDKLQSVGEEFLPLPEELKPEPAEVR; this is translated from the coding sequence ATGAGCCTGTCAGGGAAAGTAGCAATCGTCACCGGAAGCGGCCGCGGCCTGGGCCTGGCCTACGCCCGGGAACTCGCCCGCCAGGGCGCCGCCGTCGTGATCAACGATGTGGATGCCGACGTGGCCGCTGACGCGGTCCGGACCATTGAGGCCGATGGCGGCCGCGCCGTCGCCGTCGTCGCCCCGGTCGGCAGCACCGAAGCCGCCCGGCAGCTCGTGCAAAAAGCGGTGGAGGCTTTCGGCCGGCTGGACATCCTGGTCACCAACGCCGGCATCCTGCGCGACAAGTCCCTGCTGAAGATGGCGGACGAGGACTTCGACCTCGTGATCAACGTCCACCTCAAGGGCACCTTCACCTGCGCCCGCGAAGCGTTCGCCTACTTCAAGGAAAACGGCATCGCCGGCCGCATCATCACCATCGGCTCGCCCACCGGCCAGCGCGGCAACTTCGGCCAGACCAACTACGCCGCCGCCAAGGCCGGGATCGTCGGCATGGTCCGCACCTGGGCGCTGGAAATGAAGAAGGCCGGCGTCACCGCCAACGCCGTCATCCCGGTGGCCGCCACCGCCATGACCAAGACCGTCCCGTACTTCCAGAAGGCCGTCGAAGCGGACGAACGCGGCGAGGCCATGCCGGCCTTCTTCCGCCACGACCTTGGCTTCGGAACCGCCGACGACGTCGCCGGACTCATTGCCTTCCTCGCCTCCGACGAAGCTGCCGGCATCACCGGCCAGGCGATCGGCGCCGGCGGGGACCGCCTGCAGCTCTGGACCCACCCCGAGGCTGCCGTCACCGAGTACCGCGAGGGCGGCTGGGGCTACAAGGACCTCGTGGAGGACTTCGGCGCGCTCTTCGGCGACAAGCTGCAAAGCGTCGGCGAGGAATTCCTGCCGCTTCCGGAAGAGCTCAAGCCCGAACCGGCGGAGGTCCGCTGA
- a CDS encoding nuclear transport factor 2 family protein: MAAGLSAGAAQEAVQAGVSAEQEVRLAEQLRFTALVNGDFDAFDELCDDRFIYTHSTGHRDGKSSFSAACRNGLIRYHRIDATAEQIALTGDCAVVTGTMEADLSVSGIPRTVLNLSTSVWVRETGAWKLLASQLTAIQA, translated from the coding sequence ATGGCTGCAGGATTGAGTGCAGGGGCAGCACAAGAAGCCGTTCAGGCCGGGGTGTCCGCGGAACAAGAAGTACGACTTGCAGAGCAACTACGCTTCACGGCCCTGGTCAACGGAGACTTCGACGCCTTCGATGAGCTATGCGACGACCGCTTCATCTACACGCATTCGACCGGCCACCGGGACGGTAAGTCATCCTTTTCGGCGGCATGCCGGAACGGTCTGATCCGCTACCACCGGATCGACGCTACCGCTGAACAGATAGCGCTGACGGGCGACTGTGCCGTGGTTACCGGGACCATGGAGGCGGATTTATCCGTGTCTGGCATCCCACGTACGGTCCTGAATCTCTCGACCTCCGTGTGGGTTCGTGAGACCGGGGCCTGGAAGCTGTTGGCGTCGCAGTTGACGGCCATCCAGGCATAG
- a CDS encoding MFS transporter, with translation MAILPTPTGSIANGAAPASPERSGTTFQGILLLIGSCLPVLGAVLLAPSLPNLMQVFAATPGVAVLVPMILTVPALMVAIVAPMAGAVADKVGRKQVLVVAMIAYAVLGVAPFFMDSLEAIVVTRVGVGICEGFIMTCCTTLLGDYYSAQRRNKYLSLQTVVTTISATVFLAAGGALGSLSWRAPFWLYAISIVIAVPMMFVLWEPVKQPTKHLRQAVPWSLIIRPALVTLFGGIVFYTLVVHLSFLLAGQGLTDIGGIGMMAALASLATAVGAFSFRAVGKFGPHRLMPVAFGLTAVGFIVIWFAGSVPAVMTGAVLASAGAGLLLPTLLTWAVNLLALEVRGTGTGIWTSALWIGQFVSPFIIAALGAAAGGMQAAVGILGIAAAVAAVLSIFAPGKSQRTATAAPSALVH, from the coding sequence ATGGCGATTCTCCCGACCCCCACAGGCTCCATCGCGAATGGAGCCGCCCCCGCATCCCCTGAGCGTTCCGGCACGACTTTCCAGGGCATCCTGCTCCTGATCGGAAGCTGCCTTCCCGTTCTAGGTGCCGTCCTGCTCGCTCCCTCCCTGCCGAACCTCATGCAGGTTTTCGCGGCCACCCCCGGGGTGGCCGTCCTCGTGCCGATGATCCTGACGGTGCCCGCGCTCATGGTGGCCATCGTGGCTCCCATGGCGGGTGCCGTGGCTGACAAGGTGGGCCGCAAGCAGGTGCTGGTGGTGGCGATGATTGCTTACGCCGTGCTTGGTGTGGCGCCGTTCTTCATGGACAGCCTTGAGGCCATCGTCGTGACCAGGGTGGGCGTCGGCATCTGCGAGGGCTTCATCATGACGTGCTGCACCACGCTCCTGGGCGACTACTACTCGGCGCAGCGCCGCAACAAGTACCTTTCATTACAGACGGTTGTCACCACCATCAGCGCCACGGTCTTCCTGGCGGCCGGGGGTGCGCTGGGCTCACTGAGCTGGCGTGCGCCGTTCTGGTTGTACGCCATCAGCATTGTGATCGCCGTGCCGATGATGTTTGTTCTCTGGGAGCCAGTGAAGCAGCCCACCAAACACCTTCGCCAGGCGGTGCCCTGGAGCCTGATCATCAGGCCCGCCCTCGTGACTTTGTTCGGCGGCATCGTGTTCTACACCCTCGTCGTCCACCTGTCATTCCTGCTCGCCGGCCAAGGGCTGACGGACATCGGGGGTATCGGCATGATGGCAGCGCTGGCTTCGCTGGCTACAGCTGTAGGCGCCTTCTCCTTCCGCGCCGTCGGAAAATTCGGACCGCACCGGCTTATGCCGGTCGCCTTTGGTCTGACGGCCGTGGGATTCATTGTGATCTGGTTCGCGGGCAGTGTTCCCGCTGTCATGACGGGAGCCGTGCTCGCCAGCGCCGGCGCGGGCCTGTTGCTGCCGACACTGCTCACCTGGGCAGTGAATCTGCTGGCTCTCGAGGTCCGCGGTACGGGTACCGGCATCTGGACGAGCGCCCTCTGGATCGGCCAGTTCGTCTCACCGTTCATCATTGCGGCGCTCGGCGCGGCCGCCGGAGGGATGCAGGCCGCCGTCGGGATCCTGGGCATTGCTGCCGCAGTAGCCGCGGTCCTCAGCATCTTTGCGCCCGGAAAGTCCCAGCGGACGGCCACGGCCGCGCCCTCGGCCCTGGTGCACTGA